CGAGCCGTTCAACATCCTCTACCTGGGCATCTCCCAGAAGGAGAACGAATCGCTGCGTGACCTGCGGGTCCGGCAGGCCATCGCGCACGCCATCGACCGTGAGGAACTGGTCTCCTCGACCATGCCCGCGGGGGCCGAGGTCGCGACCCAGTTCTACCCGGAGTCGGTGGAGGGCTACGCCGACGACGTGCAGACCTACGAGTACGACCCCGAGCTGGCCGAGTCGCTGCTCGCCGAGGCGGGCGCGTCCGACCTGACGGTGGAGTTCAACTGGCCCACCGAGGTCACCCGCCCGTACATGCCGAACCCGCAGACCATCTTCAACGCGATCTCCGAGGACCTGGAGGCCGTCGGCATCACCGTCGAGGCCGTCAGCAGCCCGTGGAACGGCGGCTACATCGAGGCGACCAACCAGGGCAACGCCCAGCTCTTCCTGCTCGGCTGGACCGGCGACTACAACACCGCCGACAACTTCATCGGCACCTTCTTCACCGAGCTGGAAGGCCAGTTCTACACCGGTGAGTCCGAGGGCGGCGCGGAGCTGTCCGAGGCTCTGCAGGCCGCCGACGCCGAGCCGGACGCCGATGCCCGCGCGGCGCTCTACGAGGACATCAACCGCAACATGATGTCCGACTGGCTGCCGTCGATCCCGCTGTCGCACTCGCCGCCCGCGATCGTCGTCGGGCCGAACGTCGAGGGCTTGATCACCAGTCCGCTCACGGCGGAGGAGTTCAACACCATCACCGTGACCGAGTAGATCAGCTCCGACACCGAACCCCACCACAAGAGGCGAACGCGTGCTCCGATACACCGTTCGGCGGCTGGCTCAGCTGGTGCTGGTCATCGCCGTGCTCTCGGTGCTGCTGTTCGGCTGGCTTCGGATCCTCCCGGGAGGGCCTGTCTCGGCCCTCCTGGGAGACCGATCCACCCCCGAATCCGCAGCGCAGCTTCGAACCGAGCTGGGCCTGGACCAGCCGATCTTCGTGCAGTACTTCAGCTTCCTGGAACGTGCCTTCACCGGGAACTTCGGCACCTCGACCGGCGTTCAGCGCGGCGTGCCCGCTTTAGAGGTCTTCCTCCAGCGGTTCCCCGCCACGCTCGAACTGTCGTTCATGGCGATCCTCATCGCGATCGCGGTGGGCATCCCGGTCGGGTACCTCGCCGCGCGTCGGCGGGGCGGCCTGCTGGACAACCTGAGCGTCGGCTGGTCGCTGATCGGCATCGCGGTGCCCGTGTTCTTCCTGGCATTCCTGTTCAAGTGGATCTTCGCCGTGGAGCTGGGCTGGCTGCCCGCCTCCGGGAGGCAGAGCACGGGACTCGACGCGACCAGGATCACCGGGTTCTACATCCTCGACGGCCTGATGACGAGGGAGTGGGACGCGGCATGGGATGCGTTCCTGCATCTGATCCTCCCCGCGATCGCGTTGTCGACCATCCCGTTCGCCGTGATCTTCCGGATCACCAGGGCGGCGGTGCTCGACGTGCTGGACGAGGACTACGTCCGCACGGCGCGGTCCAAGGGCCTGGCGAGTTCGGTGATCCGACGTCGCCACGTGCTGCGCAACGCGATGCTGCCCGTGGTCACGACGATCGGTCTCCAGACCGGCGCGCTGCTCTCGGGAGCGGTGCTGACCGAGCGCGTGTTCAACATCTCCGGGCTCGGGCAGGCGTTGGCGCTGGGCTTCGAGCGTAAGGACTTTCCAGTGCTTCAGGTCGTGATCATCGCAGCGGCGATGGTGTACGTGCTGGTGAACCTGGTGGTCGATCTGTCCTATGCGGCGATCGATCCCCGGATCAGGACGCGGTGATGGCGATCGGAAACGCTCGCAAGGAGCGCATCGACTCTCTGGCCGAGGCGGGTCCCGCCGAGTCGGGCACCAGCCTGGCGGCCTCGGCGTGGCGGCGACTTCGTCGCAGCCCGACCTTCCTCGTCGGCGCCACGATCATCGGGCTCTTCGTGCTGCTGGCGCTGCTCGCACCGCTGCTGGCCCCGCACGATCCCGGTTCGCGGCTGCTCGCCGACCAGGTGTCGGCGGCGACGAACAGCATCCCGCCCGCGCAGGACGGCCACCCGCTGGGCGGCGACCAGAACGGTCGGGACCTGCTGTCCCGACTGTTGCTCGGCTCGCAGCAGACGCTGCTGGTGGCGTTGTTCGCCACGTTGATCGGCCTCGGCGGTGGTCTCACCCTCGGCACGCTGGCCGGCGCGTTCGGCGGCTGGGTCGACTCGCTGGTCATGCGGATCGTCGACGTGATGCTGTCGGTCCCGTCGCTGCTGCTGGCCGTGTCCATCGGCGCGCTGTTCGCGGGGCAGACGCAGTTCACGGTGATCCTGGCCGTGGCGATCGTGCAGATCCCGGTCTTCGCCCGGCTGCTGCGCGGCGCGATGCTCGCGCAGCGATCCAGCGACCACGTCCTCGCGGCGCGGGCCCTGGGCGTCAAGCGGGGCGCGATCGTGTTCCGACACATGCTGCCCAACGCGCTGGGCCCGGTGATCGTGCAGGCGACGCTCGTGCTGGCCGTCGCCATCATCGACGCCGCCGCGCTGTCCTTCCTCGGTCTCGGCGCGGCCAACGACGCCATCCCCGAGTGGGGACAGATGCTCGGCAGTGCGCAGACGGTCATCGACACACATCCACACCTGGCGTTCTATCCAGCGAGCTGCATCATCCTGGTGGCGCTC
This genomic stretch from Actinoalloteichus hoggarensis harbors:
- a CDS encoding ABC transporter permease codes for the protein MLRYTVRRLAQLVLVIAVLSVLLFGWLRILPGGPVSALLGDRSTPESAAQLRTELGLDQPIFVQYFSFLERAFTGNFGTSTGVQRGVPALEVFLQRFPATLELSFMAILIAIAVGIPVGYLAARRRGGLLDNLSVGWSLIGIAVPVFFLAFLFKWIFAVELGWLPASGRQSTGLDATRITGFYILDGLMTREWDAAWDAFLHLILPAIALSTIPFAVIFRITRAAVLDVLDEDYVRTARSKGLASSVIRRRHVLRNAMLPVVTTIGLQTGALLSGAVLTERVFNISGLGQALALGFERKDFPVLQVVIIAAAMVYVLVNLVVDLSYAAIDPRIRTR
- a CDS encoding ABC transporter permease — encoded protein: MAIGNARKERIDSLAEAGPAESGTSLAASAWRRLRRSPTFLVGATIIGLFVLLALLAPLLAPHDPGSRLLADQVSAATNSIPPAQDGHPLGGDQNGRDLLSRLLLGSQQTLLVALFATLIGLGGGLTLGTLAGAFGGWVDSLVMRIVDVMLSVPSLLLAVSIGALFAGQTQFTVILAVAIVQIPVFARLLRGAMLAQRSSDHVLAARALGVKRGAIVFRHMLPNALGPVIVQATLVLAVAIIDAAALSFLGLGAANDAIPEWGQMLGSAQTVIDTHPHLAFYPASCIILVALGFTLVGESMRDALDPKRRR